A genome region from Salvia splendens isolate huo1 chromosome 19, SspV2, whole genome shotgun sequence includes the following:
- the LOC121778559 gene encoding uncharacterized protein LOC121778559 isoform X1, which produces MLEADCFGVISGEIYLFSDFSSDFAIREKGNSGFADSTSKLGSFVRISSIAIDISSSMEAIEPPEHEHFSIRGFVAGMRKKDWTTCFPFASQGKDIDPVNYLPPLFVPEFRWWQCSSCIPNVEMKRTTKEVATKTDPNTSSCENVGAKDGLSILRTDNTDMVCLADHPSCAVEEPDNTSLGSDGTFSVLPHRRKPKLRSLADILVEKRNQTSSIPRTRSASSCGVQIASTEMKAVLVPQLQADIPAGVAEAAQCPGRKRKIVLEEDREPLAATFPRAFAKRTKGPVLDAEKNSRLVEITDTVTKVVDSMRLDFPRTQQLQPKKVKAIDANKKIRHFRREDEMAQMGEYTQPNNASSANLQEQVVPVETNLGGAPSMAKTPEVGTDGDPLLPPRKSIFGNCNIGGTMAFSLSLNSSMDAVGSHDDHASLRKHRFIPDLNVEFPEKDAMEEEQQSTILYEERRLAMQKTLDAPASCSYETVRQGKRISEPRNKDNNAELGPSDDIPIEIVELLARNQHERKLEYSRRHLLGINDTTKGYSSAVAVDGTSGFPLPSRINGLKVANENMGVQPNKYWMDMSKPEKSHFRISSSSTPSQLRKPEYPTSASIMAGPKSITWEDKLYSRATDNVPFRLSNPPIQPSRHSFLDDCHRGRTVDGKGKTAVPDVAEHKEGRFIGSLDPYQNDTIPAMQLLSLMDQRGKSGPSYKVGPVNKPSSSCKNLPRLNGKENHSFLRGSYFPQNGSSLLRYGVYSSGESSFRSSPDLRVPQEVRNSKTTLWDGLDELKRRTARSNEAFGECTLNRNPADFSFPQVGNEFTISAKDLRPRKKRNGLKEKSRLGNVDGRKRQRMARRKNGLEC; this is translated from the exons ATGCTGGAAGCCGATTGTTTCGGAGTGATTTCTGGAGAAATTTATCTCTTCTCGGATTTTTCATCTGATTTCGCGATCCGAGAAAAAG GGAACAGTGGTTTTGCAGATTCTACTTCGAAACTAGGATCATTTGTTCGGATTAGCtcaatagctattgacattagTAGTTCCATGGAAGCGATCGAGCCACCAGAACATGAGCATTTTTCTATACG TGGTTTTGTTGCTGGGATGAGAAAAAAAGATTGGACGACATGTTTTCCGTTTGCTTCTCAAGGCAAAGACATTGATCCGGTGAATTATTTGCCTCCTCTATTTGTTCCTGAATTTCGATGGTGGCAGTGTTCAAGCTGCATTCCAAATGTTGAAATGAAGAGAACAACAAAAGAAGTGGCGACCAAAACTGATCCCAATACAAGTTCTTGTGAAAATGTTGGAGCAAAGGATGGCTTGTCCATACTCAGGACAGACAACACAG ATATGGTATGTCTTGCTGACCACCCTTCATGCGCAGTTGAAGAGCCAGATAACACATCATTGGGAAGCGATGGTACTTTCAGTGTACTGCCACATAGGAGAAAGCCAAAGCTTCGATCTTTGGCTGATATATTGGTGGAAAAAAGGAATCAAACTAGCAGTATTCCAAGGACAAGATCTGCCTCATCATGTGGAGTGCAGATTGCATCTACTGAGATGAAAGCAGTTTTAGTTCCTCAGCTTCAGGCAGACATCCCTGCTGGTGTTGCAGAAGCTGCTCAATGTCCTGGGAGGAAAAGAAAGATTGTTCTTGAAGAAGACAGAGAGCCTCTAGCAGCAACCTTTCCAAGGGCTTTCGCTAAGAGAACTAAGGGTCCGGTGCTTGACGCCGAGAAAAATTCTAGGCTAGTCGAAATTACTGATACCGTTACTAAAGTGGTTGATTCTATGAGATTGGATTTTCCAAGGACTCAGCAGCTCCAGCCTAAAAAGGTTAAAGCTATTGATGCGAACAAAAAGATAAGACACTTCCGTAGAGAGGATGAAATGGCCCAAATGGGAGAGTATACCCAGCCAAATAACGCTTCCTCTGCAAATTTACAGGAACAAGTGGTTCCTGTGGAGACAAATCTGGGAGGTGCTCCTTCCATGGCTAAGACACCGGAAGTTGGAACAGATGGTGACCCTTTATTGCCTCCCAGAAAAAGCATCTTCGGAAATTGCAATATTGGAGGAACCATGGCATTCAGCCTTTCACTCAATAGTTCTATGGATGCTGTAGGTAGTCACGACGACCATGCATCTCTCAGGAAACATAGGTTCATTCCTGATCTCAATGTGGAATTTCCGGAGAAGGATGCAATGGAAGAAGAGCAACAATCCACTATTCTTTACGAGGAGAGGCGTTTGGCCATGCAAAAAACTTTG GATGCCCCTGCCTCCTGCAGTTATGAGACTGTTAGACAAGGCAAGCGAATATCTGAGCCGAGAAACAAGGATAACAACGCAGAACTTGGACCATCAGATGACATACCAATAGAAATAGTTGAACTGTTGGCCAGAAACCAACATGAAAGAAAACTTGAATATTCAAGGAGACATCTGCTGGGAATCAATGATACAACGAAAGGATATTCTTCTGCAGTTGCTGTGGATGGCACATCCGGTTTTCCTCTTCCAAGCAGAATAAATGGTTTAAAAGTGGCAAATGAAAACATGGGTGTCCAACCAAATAAATACTGGATGGATATGAGCAAACCAGAGAAAAGTCACTTTAGAATCTCGAGTTCATCTACTCCAAGCCAACTGAGGAAACCGGAGTATCCCACATCAGCTTCTATAATGGCGGGACCAAAGTCTATTACATGGGAAGATAAGCTGTATTCCCGTGCCACAGATAATGTGCCTTTTCGTCTCAGCAATCCCCCCATTCAGCCGAGTCGACATTCATTCTTAGACGATTGTCACAGAGGAAGGACTGTCGATGGCAAGGGAAAGACAGCTGTACCTGATGTGGCTGAGCACAAAGAGGGAAGATTTATAGGATCATTAGATCCTTACCAGAATGATACAATTCCAGCAATGCAGTTGTTATCCTTGATGGATCAGAGAGGTAAATCGGGCCCTTCATACAAAGTAGGTCCTGTTAATAAGCCATCGTCTTCCTGCAAGAACCTCCCGCGTCTAAATGGAAAGGAGAACCACAGCTTCCTTCGCGGGTCGTACTTTCCTCAAAACGGCAGTTCTTTGTTAAGATATGGCGTTTATTCCTCTGGCGAAAGCTCTTTCAGATCTTCGCCTGATTTAAGAG tACCTCAAGAGGTCAGAAACTCAAAAACCACTCTCTGGGACGGACTGGATGAGCTTAAGAGACGAACAGCAAGAAGTAATGAAGCCTTTGGTGAGTGCACTCTCAACAGGAATCCTGCAGACTTCAGCTTTCCGCAAGTAGGAAACGAGTTCACCATAAGCGCAAAAGATTTGAGGCCTAGGAAGAAGAGGAATGGTTTGAAAGAAAAGTCGCGGTTAGGGAATGTCGATGGCAGGAAAAGACAAAGAATGGCTCGCAGGAAGAACGGGTTAGAATGCTGA
- the LOC121778559 gene encoding uncharacterized protein LOC121778559 isoform X2: MLEADCFGVISGEIYLFSDFSSDFAIREKGNSGFADSTSKLGSFVRISSIAIDISSSMEAIEPPEHEHFSIRGFVAGMRKKDWTTCFPFASQGKDIDPVNYLPPLFVPEFRWWQCSSCIPNVEMKRTTKEVATKTDPNTSSCENVGAKDGLSILRTDNTVEEPDNTSLGSDGTFSVLPHRRKPKLRSLADILVEKRNQTSSIPRTRSASSCGVQIASTEMKAVLVPQLQADIPAGVAEAAQCPGRKRKIVLEEDREPLAATFPRAFAKRTKGPVLDAEKNSRLVEITDTVTKVVDSMRLDFPRTQQLQPKKVKAIDANKKIRHFRREDEMAQMGEYTQPNNASSANLQEQVVPVETNLGGAPSMAKTPEVGTDGDPLLPPRKSIFGNCNIGGTMAFSLSLNSSMDAVGSHDDHASLRKHRFIPDLNVEFPEKDAMEEEQQSTILYEERRLAMQKTLDAPASCSYETVRQGKRISEPRNKDNNAELGPSDDIPIEIVELLARNQHERKLEYSRRHLLGINDTTKGYSSAVAVDGTSGFPLPSRINGLKVANENMGVQPNKYWMDMSKPEKSHFRISSSSTPSQLRKPEYPTSASIMAGPKSITWEDKLYSRATDNVPFRLSNPPIQPSRHSFLDDCHRGRTVDGKGKTAVPDVAEHKEGRFIGSLDPYQNDTIPAMQLLSLMDQRGKSGPSYKVGPVNKPSSSCKNLPRLNGKENHSFLRGSYFPQNGSSLLRYGVYSSGESSFRSSPDLRVPQEVRNSKTTLWDGLDELKRRTARSNEAFGECTLNRNPADFSFPQVGNEFTISAKDLRPRKKRNGLKEKSRLGNVDGRKRQRMARRKNGLEC; this comes from the exons ATGCTGGAAGCCGATTGTTTCGGAGTGATTTCTGGAGAAATTTATCTCTTCTCGGATTTTTCATCTGATTTCGCGATCCGAGAAAAAG GGAACAGTGGTTTTGCAGATTCTACTTCGAAACTAGGATCATTTGTTCGGATTAGCtcaatagctattgacattagTAGTTCCATGGAAGCGATCGAGCCACCAGAACATGAGCATTTTTCTATACG TGGTTTTGTTGCTGGGATGAGAAAAAAAGATTGGACGACATGTTTTCCGTTTGCTTCTCAAGGCAAAGACATTGATCCGGTGAATTATTTGCCTCCTCTATTTGTTCCTGAATTTCGATGGTGGCAGTGTTCAAGCTGCATTCCAAATGTTGAAATGAAGAGAACAACAAAAGAAGTGGCGACCAAAACTGATCCCAATACAAGTTCTTGTGAAAATGTTGGAGCAAAGGATGGCTTGTCCATACTCAGGACAGACAACACAG TTGAAGAGCCAGATAACACATCATTGGGAAGCGATGGTACTTTCAGTGTACTGCCACATAGGAGAAAGCCAAAGCTTCGATCTTTGGCTGATATATTGGTGGAAAAAAGGAATCAAACTAGCAGTATTCCAAGGACAAGATCTGCCTCATCATGTGGAGTGCAGATTGCATCTACTGAGATGAAAGCAGTTTTAGTTCCTCAGCTTCAGGCAGACATCCCTGCTGGTGTTGCAGAAGCTGCTCAATGTCCTGGGAGGAAAAGAAAGATTGTTCTTGAAGAAGACAGAGAGCCTCTAGCAGCAACCTTTCCAAGGGCTTTCGCTAAGAGAACTAAGGGTCCGGTGCTTGACGCCGAGAAAAATTCTAGGCTAGTCGAAATTACTGATACCGTTACTAAAGTGGTTGATTCTATGAGATTGGATTTTCCAAGGACTCAGCAGCTCCAGCCTAAAAAGGTTAAAGCTATTGATGCGAACAAAAAGATAAGACACTTCCGTAGAGAGGATGAAATGGCCCAAATGGGAGAGTATACCCAGCCAAATAACGCTTCCTCTGCAAATTTACAGGAACAAGTGGTTCCTGTGGAGACAAATCTGGGAGGTGCTCCTTCCATGGCTAAGACACCGGAAGTTGGAACAGATGGTGACCCTTTATTGCCTCCCAGAAAAAGCATCTTCGGAAATTGCAATATTGGAGGAACCATGGCATTCAGCCTTTCACTCAATAGTTCTATGGATGCTGTAGGTAGTCACGACGACCATGCATCTCTCAGGAAACATAGGTTCATTCCTGATCTCAATGTGGAATTTCCGGAGAAGGATGCAATGGAAGAAGAGCAACAATCCACTATTCTTTACGAGGAGAGGCGTTTGGCCATGCAAAAAACTTTG GATGCCCCTGCCTCCTGCAGTTATGAGACTGTTAGACAAGGCAAGCGAATATCTGAGCCGAGAAACAAGGATAACAACGCAGAACTTGGACCATCAGATGACATACCAATAGAAATAGTTGAACTGTTGGCCAGAAACCAACATGAAAGAAAACTTGAATATTCAAGGAGACATCTGCTGGGAATCAATGATACAACGAAAGGATATTCTTCTGCAGTTGCTGTGGATGGCACATCCGGTTTTCCTCTTCCAAGCAGAATAAATGGTTTAAAAGTGGCAAATGAAAACATGGGTGTCCAACCAAATAAATACTGGATGGATATGAGCAAACCAGAGAAAAGTCACTTTAGAATCTCGAGTTCATCTACTCCAAGCCAACTGAGGAAACCGGAGTATCCCACATCAGCTTCTATAATGGCGGGACCAAAGTCTATTACATGGGAAGATAAGCTGTATTCCCGTGCCACAGATAATGTGCCTTTTCGTCTCAGCAATCCCCCCATTCAGCCGAGTCGACATTCATTCTTAGACGATTGTCACAGAGGAAGGACTGTCGATGGCAAGGGAAAGACAGCTGTACCTGATGTGGCTGAGCACAAAGAGGGAAGATTTATAGGATCATTAGATCCTTACCAGAATGATACAATTCCAGCAATGCAGTTGTTATCCTTGATGGATCAGAGAGGTAAATCGGGCCCTTCATACAAAGTAGGTCCTGTTAATAAGCCATCGTCTTCCTGCAAGAACCTCCCGCGTCTAAATGGAAAGGAGAACCACAGCTTCCTTCGCGGGTCGTACTTTCCTCAAAACGGCAGTTCTTTGTTAAGATATGGCGTTTATTCCTCTGGCGAAAGCTCTTTCAGATCTTCGCCTGATTTAAGAG tACCTCAAGAGGTCAGAAACTCAAAAACCACTCTCTGGGACGGACTGGATGAGCTTAAGAGACGAACAGCAAGAAGTAATGAAGCCTTTGGTGAGTGCACTCTCAACAGGAATCCTGCAGACTTCAGCTTTCCGCAAGTAGGAAACGAGTTCACCATAAGCGCAAAAGATTTGAGGCCTAGGAAGAAGAGGAATGGTTTGAAAGAAAAGTCGCGGTTAGGGAATGTCGATGGCAGGAAAAGACAAAGAATGGCTCGCAGGAAGAACGGGTTAGAATGCTGA
- the LOC121778559 gene encoding uncharacterized protein LOC121778559 isoform X4: MEAIEPPEHEHFSIRGFVAGMRKKDWTTCFPFASQGKDIDPVNYLPPLFVPEFRWWQCSSCIPNVEMKRTTKEVATKTDPNTSSCENVGAKDGLSILRTDNTDMVCLADHPSCAVEEPDNTSLGSDGTFSVLPHRRKPKLRSLADILVEKRNQTSSIPRTRSASSCGVQIASTEMKAVLVPQLQADIPAGVAEAAQCPGRKRKIVLEEDREPLAATFPRAFAKRTKGPVLDAEKNSRLVEITDTVTKVVDSMRLDFPRTQQLQPKKVKAIDANKKIRHFRREDEMAQMGEYTQPNNASSANLQEQVVPVETNLGGAPSMAKTPEVGTDGDPLLPPRKSIFGNCNIGGTMAFSLSLNSSMDAVGSHDDHASLRKHRFIPDLNVEFPEKDAMEEEQQSTILYEERRLAMQKTLDAPASCSYETVRQGKRISEPRNKDNNAELGPSDDIPIEIVELLARNQHERKLEYSRRHLLGINDTTKGYSSAVAVDGTSGFPLPSRINGLKVANENMGVQPNKYWMDMSKPEKSHFRISSSSTPSQLRKPEYPTSASIMAGPKSITWEDKLYSRATDNVPFRLSNPPIQPSRHSFLDDCHRGRTVDGKGKTAVPDVAEHKEGRFIGSLDPYQNDTIPAMQLLSLMDQRGKSGPSYKVGPVNKPSSSCKNLPRLNGKENHSFLRGSYFPQNGSSLLRYGVYSSGESSFRSSPDLRVPQEVRNSKTTLWDGLDELKRRTARSNEAFGECTLNRNPADFSFPQVGNEFTISAKDLRPRKKRNGLKEKSRLGNVDGRKRQRMARRKNGLEC, translated from the exons ATGGAAGCGATCGAGCCACCAGAACATGAGCATTTTTCTATACG TGGTTTTGTTGCTGGGATGAGAAAAAAAGATTGGACGACATGTTTTCCGTTTGCTTCTCAAGGCAAAGACATTGATCCGGTGAATTATTTGCCTCCTCTATTTGTTCCTGAATTTCGATGGTGGCAGTGTTCAAGCTGCATTCCAAATGTTGAAATGAAGAGAACAACAAAAGAAGTGGCGACCAAAACTGATCCCAATACAAGTTCTTGTGAAAATGTTGGAGCAAAGGATGGCTTGTCCATACTCAGGACAGACAACACAG ATATGGTATGTCTTGCTGACCACCCTTCATGCGCAGTTGAAGAGCCAGATAACACATCATTGGGAAGCGATGGTACTTTCAGTGTACTGCCACATAGGAGAAAGCCAAAGCTTCGATCTTTGGCTGATATATTGGTGGAAAAAAGGAATCAAACTAGCAGTATTCCAAGGACAAGATCTGCCTCATCATGTGGAGTGCAGATTGCATCTACTGAGATGAAAGCAGTTTTAGTTCCTCAGCTTCAGGCAGACATCCCTGCTGGTGTTGCAGAAGCTGCTCAATGTCCTGGGAGGAAAAGAAAGATTGTTCTTGAAGAAGACAGAGAGCCTCTAGCAGCAACCTTTCCAAGGGCTTTCGCTAAGAGAACTAAGGGTCCGGTGCTTGACGCCGAGAAAAATTCTAGGCTAGTCGAAATTACTGATACCGTTACTAAAGTGGTTGATTCTATGAGATTGGATTTTCCAAGGACTCAGCAGCTCCAGCCTAAAAAGGTTAAAGCTATTGATGCGAACAAAAAGATAAGACACTTCCGTAGAGAGGATGAAATGGCCCAAATGGGAGAGTATACCCAGCCAAATAACGCTTCCTCTGCAAATTTACAGGAACAAGTGGTTCCTGTGGAGACAAATCTGGGAGGTGCTCCTTCCATGGCTAAGACACCGGAAGTTGGAACAGATGGTGACCCTTTATTGCCTCCCAGAAAAAGCATCTTCGGAAATTGCAATATTGGAGGAACCATGGCATTCAGCCTTTCACTCAATAGTTCTATGGATGCTGTAGGTAGTCACGACGACCATGCATCTCTCAGGAAACATAGGTTCATTCCTGATCTCAATGTGGAATTTCCGGAGAAGGATGCAATGGAAGAAGAGCAACAATCCACTATTCTTTACGAGGAGAGGCGTTTGGCCATGCAAAAAACTTTG GATGCCCCTGCCTCCTGCAGTTATGAGACTGTTAGACAAGGCAAGCGAATATCTGAGCCGAGAAACAAGGATAACAACGCAGAACTTGGACCATCAGATGACATACCAATAGAAATAGTTGAACTGTTGGCCAGAAACCAACATGAAAGAAAACTTGAATATTCAAGGAGACATCTGCTGGGAATCAATGATACAACGAAAGGATATTCTTCTGCAGTTGCTGTGGATGGCACATCCGGTTTTCCTCTTCCAAGCAGAATAAATGGTTTAAAAGTGGCAAATGAAAACATGGGTGTCCAACCAAATAAATACTGGATGGATATGAGCAAACCAGAGAAAAGTCACTTTAGAATCTCGAGTTCATCTACTCCAAGCCAACTGAGGAAACCGGAGTATCCCACATCAGCTTCTATAATGGCGGGACCAAAGTCTATTACATGGGAAGATAAGCTGTATTCCCGTGCCACAGATAATGTGCCTTTTCGTCTCAGCAATCCCCCCATTCAGCCGAGTCGACATTCATTCTTAGACGATTGTCACAGAGGAAGGACTGTCGATGGCAAGGGAAAGACAGCTGTACCTGATGTGGCTGAGCACAAAGAGGGAAGATTTATAGGATCATTAGATCCTTACCAGAATGATACAATTCCAGCAATGCAGTTGTTATCCTTGATGGATCAGAGAGGTAAATCGGGCCCTTCATACAAAGTAGGTCCTGTTAATAAGCCATCGTCTTCCTGCAAGAACCTCCCGCGTCTAAATGGAAAGGAGAACCACAGCTTCCTTCGCGGGTCGTACTTTCCTCAAAACGGCAGTTCTTTGTTAAGATATGGCGTTTATTCCTCTGGCGAAAGCTCTTTCAGATCTTCGCCTGATTTAAGAG tACCTCAAGAGGTCAGAAACTCAAAAACCACTCTCTGGGACGGACTGGATGAGCTTAAGAGACGAACAGCAAGAAGTAATGAAGCCTTTGGTGAGTGCACTCTCAACAGGAATCCTGCAGACTTCAGCTTTCCGCAAGTAGGAAACGAGTTCACCATAAGCGCAAAAGATTTGAGGCCTAGGAAGAAGAGGAATGGTTTGAAAGAAAAGTCGCGGTTAGGGAATGTCGATGGCAGGAAAAGACAAAGAATGGCTCGCAGGAAGAACGGGTTAGAATGCTGA
- the LOC121778559 gene encoding uncharacterized protein LOC121778559 isoform X3 — MDIVVLGESPGNSGFADSTSKLGSFVRISSIAIDISSSMEAIEPPEHEHFSIRGFVAGMRKKDWTTCFPFASQGKDIDPVNYLPPLFVPEFRWWQCSSCIPNVEMKRTTKEVATKTDPNTSSCENVGAKDGLSILRTDNTDMVCLADHPSCAVEEPDNTSLGSDGTFSVLPHRRKPKLRSLADILVEKRNQTSSIPRTRSASSCGVQIASTEMKAVLVPQLQADIPAGVAEAAQCPGRKRKIVLEEDREPLAATFPRAFAKRTKGPVLDAEKNSRLVEITDTVTKVVDSMRLDFPRTQQLQPKKVKAIDANKKIRHFRREDEMAQMGEYTQPNNASSANLQEQVVPVETNLGGAPSMAKTPEVGTDGDPLLPPRKSIFGNCNIGGTMAFSLSLNSSMDAVGSHDDHASLRKHRFIPDLNVEFPEKDAMEEEQQSTILYEERRLAMQKTLDAPASCSYETVRQGKRISEPRNKDNNAELGPSDDIPIEIVELLARNQHERKLEYSRRHLLGINDTTKGYSSAVAVDGTSGFPLPSRINGLKVANENMGVQPNKYWMDMSKPEKSHFRISSSSTPSQLRKPEYPTSASIMAGPKSITWEDKLYSRATDNVPFRLSNPPIQPSRHSFLDDCHRGRTVDGKGKTAVPDVAEHKEGRFIGSLDPYQNDTIPAMQLLSLMDQRGKSGPSYKVGPVNKPSSSCKNLPRLNGKENHSFLRGSYFPQNGSSLLRYGVYSSGESSFRSSPDLRVPQEVRNSKTTLWDGLDELKRRTARSNEAFGECTLNRNPADFSFPQVGNEFTISAKDLRPRKKRNGLKEKSRLGNVDGRKRQRMARRKNGLEC, encoded by the exons ATGGATATTGTTGTATTGGGAGAAAGTCCAGGGAACAGTGGTTTTGCAGATTCTACTTCGAAACTAGGATCATTTGTTCGGATTAGCtcaatagctattgacattagTAGTTCCATGGAAGCGATCGAGCCACCAGAACATGAGCATTTTTCTATACG TGGTTTTGTTGCTGGGATGAGAAAAAAAGATTGGACGACATGTTTTCCGTTTGCTTCTCAAGGCAAAGACATTGATCCGGTGAATTATTTGCCTCCTCTATTTGTTCCTGAATTTCGATGGTGGCAGTGTTCAAGCTGCATTCCAAATGTTGAAATGAAGAGAACAACAAAAGAAGTGGCGACCAAAACTGATCCCAATACAAGTTCTTGTGAAAATGTTGGAGCAAAGGATGGCTTGTCCATACTCAGGACAGACAACACAG ATATGGTATGTCTTGCTGACCACCCTTCATGCGCAGTTGAAGAGCCAGATAACACATCATTGGGAAGCGATGGTACTTTCAGTGTACTGCCACATAGGAGAAAGCCAAAGCTTCGATCTTTGGCTGATATATTGGTGGAAAAAAGGAATCAAACTAGCAGTATTCCAAGGACAAGATCTGCCTCATCATGTGGAGTGCAGATTGCATCTACTGAGATGAAAGCAGTTTTAGTTCCTCAGCTTCAGGCAGACATCCCTGCTGGTGTTGCAGAAGCTGCTCAATGTCCTGGGAGGAAAAGAAAGATTGTTCTTGAAGAAGACAGAGAGCCTCTAGCAGCAACCTTTCCAAGGGCTTTCGCTAAGAGAACTAAGGGTCCGGTGCTTGACGCCGAGAAAAATTCTAGGCTAGTCGAAATTACTGATACCGTTACTAAAGTGGTTGATTCTATGAGATTGGATTTTCCAAGGACTCAGCAGCTCCAGCCTAAAAAGGTTAAAGCTATTGATGCGAACAAAAAGATAAGACACTTCCGTAGAGAGGATGAAATGGCCCAAATGGGAGAGTATACCCAGCCAAATAACGCTTCCTCTGCAAATTTACAGGAACAAGTGGTTCCTGTGGAGACAAATCTGGGAGGTGCTCCTTCCATGGCTAAGACACCGGAAGTTGGAACAGATGGTGACCCTTTATTGCCTCCCAGAAAAAGCATCTTCGGAAATTGCAATATTGGAGGAACCATGGCATTCAGCCTTTCACTCAATAGTTCTATGGATGCTGTAGGTAGTCACGACGACCATGCATCTCTCAGGAAACATAGGTTCATTCCTGATCTCAATGTGGAATTTCCGGAGAAGGATGCAATGGAAGAAGAGCAACAATCCACTATTCTTTACGAGGAGAGGCGTTTGGCCATGCAAAAAACTTTG GATGCCCCTGCCTCCTGCAGTTATGAGACTGTTAGACAAGGCAAGCGAATATCTGAGCCGAGAAACAAGGATAACAACGCAGAACTTGGACCATCAGATGACATACCAATAGAAATAGTTGAACTGTTGGCCAGAAACCAACATGAAAGAAAACTTGAATATTCAAGGAGACATCTGCTGGGAATCAATGATACAACGAAAGGATATTCTTCTGCAGTTGCTGTGGATGGCACATCCGGTTTTCCTCTTCCAAGCAGAATAAATGGTTTAAAAGTGGCAAATGAAAACATGGGTGTCCAACCAAATAAATACTGGATGGATATGAGCAAACCAGAGAAAAGTCACTTTAGAATCTCGAGTTCATCTACTCCAAGCCAACTGAGGAAACCGGAGTATCCCACATCAGCTTCTATAATGGCGGGACCAAAGTCTATTACATGGGAAGATAAGCTGTATTCCCGTGCCACAGATAATGTGCCTTTTCGTCTCAGCAATCCCCCCATTCAGCCGAGTCGACATTCATTCTTAGACGATTGTCACAGAGGAAGGACTGTCGATGGCAAGGGAAAGACAGCTGTACCTGATGTGGCTGAGCACAAAGAGGGAAGATTTATAGGATCATTAGATCCTTACCAGAATGATACAATTCCAGCAATGCAGTTGTTATCCTTGATGGATCAGAGAGGTAAATCGGGCCCTTCATACAAAGTAGGTCCTGTTAATAAGCCATCGTCTTCCTGCAAGAACCTCCCGCGTCTAAATGGAAAGGAGAACCACAGCTTCCTTCGCGGGTCGTACTTTCCTCAAAACGGCAGTTCTTTGTTAAGATATGGCGTTTATTCCTCTGGCGAAAGCTCTTTCAGATCTTCGCCTGATTTAAGAG tACCTCAAGAGGTCAGAAACTCAAAAACCACTCTCTGGGACGGACTGGATGAGCTTAAGAGACGAACAGCAAGAAGTAATGAAGCCTTTGGTGAGTGCACTCTCAACAGGAATCCTGCAGACTTCAGCTTTCCGCAAGTAGGAAACGAGTTCACCATAAGCGCAAAAGATTTGAGGCCTAGGAAGAAGAGGAATGGTTTGAAAGAAAAGTCGCGGTTAGGGAATGTCGATGGCAGGAAAAGACAAAGAATGGCTCGCAGGAAGAACGGGTTAGAATGCTGA